One Cohnella candidum genomic region harbors:
- a CDS encoding DEAD/DEAH box helicase: MNSIWRELISKHLISARQTATKPVLLVFKGFTQDFYKEISIPKLLTIPITVDIVTLNNAKAGMLPEIFTKTQGEAYWCTFEEYLVLGQEILALYFSIKQIANNIYCKTFPSPYFIPDANRLYETYYSDNVDLNGKDDDSLHEIFQKFYGDLKRIDSVWYIVYGDDVESESFYPIPTFELQERKLHVNENATLELSEEDDSLVALTNLLFQETSLPHEIVVSYTGEISAYPLQYYDRIKVLQSLFSLSKFVLVTKVIDSVAHLDESEYLEILRKYWGHSSFRDLKMYKDVHDPEFKKETIFIPQSKIIDDIVKQAEAAQEGTTYKDIFVTSPTGAGKSVMFQVPAIYLAEKYRLMTIVISPLIGLMTDQVQGLVERDVAISATINSEITPVQKMEIMERIQSGEISILYISPETLLSRSDIAQLIGTRTVGLFVIDEAHIVTTWGKAFRSDYWYLGSYLQRLRKEMQFPIATFTATAIYGGMEDMYAETRDSLNLINPISYFGYIKRDDLEVRINRKKQTRERFSEYLEEKFKILTYRLEQFLAGDRKTLVYFPTIGLINQFMEYAKQYGSERLRGNITSYYGPLDKERKNANYLRFKKNEAIIMLATKAFGMGIDIPDIENVYHFAPTGNVCDYVQEIGRAARKLDQGYAFFDFLPKDFVHVNRLHGISTIRKQQLVQVMSKVLQLVDADKNRSNIRHLLVNAEEFRYIFQQGSNGDAGEDIDNKLKTALLIIEKDFKAKMGYSPIIARPRSIFSREYFMVQREYEPILMKNYGEFFRKIGDAKKEAYGNIYVCNMKGLWEGRFRNLSFPQFKFKFHTKDESLKLDFLDYLIPVLQLEVSLKERNQESFFQELTKLLEHIGSIFGEYAKERKYFTVEDLAGKFQAAFGLDKYSSENLASIVIHSADNYDRIMRKHSNFYNRFITFEEAKDRYSIQNSGYAGFIDWIRIDSKYLLAQSNRTEENIHNYEMYLPKVNREKIEKTFILLGVLEALGLVLYRANGGDNPEIFMRINSRMQIARSLQDPLKYRNYILENVHLRHKISVAMLTFLFKNEVSNPEFWEYIENYFLGKIPDEVLAEVKSNP, translated from the coding sequence TTTCAATAAAGCAAATAGCAAATAACATCTACTGTAAAACATTTCCGAGTCCCTATTTCATACCTGATGCCAATAGGCTTTACGAAACCTATTATTCCGATAACGTTGATTTAAATGGAAAAGACGACGATTCTCTTCATGAAATATTTCAGAAGTTTTATGGCGATTTGAAGCGTATTGATTCTGTCTGGTATATCGTCTATGGCGATGACGTTGAATCCGAAAGTTTCTATCCAATTCCAACCTTCGAGTTGCAAGAACGGAAATTACATGTGAATGAAAATGCAACATTAGAGTTGTCCGAAGAAGATGATTCGTTGGTAGCTCTCACCAACCTACTATTTCAAGAAACGAGTTTACCCCACGAAATTGTTGTTTCGTATACAGGGGAGATTTCTGCCTATCCTCTTCAATATTATGATCGAATAAAGGTTCTCCAGTCCCTTTTTTCCTTATCTAAATTTGTTTTAGTTACCAAAGTAATTGATTCAGTCGCTCATCTGGATGAATCGGAATACTTAGAAATTCTCAGGAAGTATTGGGGGCATAGCAGCTTCCGTGATTTGAAAATGTACAAAGACGTTCACGATCCGGAGTTTAAGAAAGAGACGATATTTATTCCGCAAAGCAAGATTATTGATGATATTGTGAAACAGGCGGAGGCGGCTCAAGAGGGAACTACCTATAAGGATATTTTCGTAACTTCTCCAACAGGTGCCGGAAAATCCGTGATGTTTCAAGTGCCAGCAATTTATCTGGCGGAAAAGTATCGATTAATGACTATCGTGATCTCCCCATTAATCGGGCTCATGACGGACCAAGTACAGGGTCTGGTAGAACGAGATGTGGCGATTTCGGCGACGATCAACTCGGAGATCACGCCCGTTCAGAAGATGGAGATCATGGAGAGGATTCAGTCTGGTGAAATATCTATCTTGTATATTTCTCCGGAGACTTTGTTAAGCCGCTCGGATATTGCCCAGCTGATCGGAACTCGTACCGTTGGATTGTTTGTCATTGACGAAGCTCACATTGTTACGACTTGGGGGAAAGCTTTCCGTTCCGATTATTGGTACTTAGGGAGTTATTTGCAACGACTTCGTAAGGAAATGCAATTCCCTATTGCCACGTTCACGGCAACGGCGATATATGGCGGAATGGAAGATATGTATGCAGAGACGCGGGATAGTCTGAATTTAATAAATCCAATTAGCTATTTCGGTTACATCAAAAGAGATGACCTGGAGGTCCGGATTAATCGAAAAAAGCAAACTAGGGAAAGGTTCAGCGAATATTTAGAAGAAAAGTTCAAAATTCTAACTTACCGTCTTGAACAATTTCTTGCTGGTGATCGCAAGACATTAGTTTATTTTCCGACTATTGGCTTGATAAATCAGTTCATGGAGTATGCCAAGCAATACGGAAGTGAACGGTTGAGGGGAAATATCACTTCTTACTATGGGCCGTTAGACAAGGAACGCAAAAATGCAAACTATTTAAGATTCAAAAAAAATGAAGCTATCATCATGCTAGCTACTAAAGCTTTCGGAATGGGAATTGATATTCCGGATATCGAGAACGTCTATCATTTTGCACCCACCGGGAATGTATGTGATTACGTGCAAGAGATCGGTCGTGCAGCTCGGAAACTTGATCAAGGTTATGCTTTCTTTGATTTTCTGCCCAAGGATTTTGTGCATGTTAATCGTCTGCATGGCATTTCTACCATACGTAAACAGCAATTGGTTCAAGTTATGAGCAAAGTACTGCAGTTAGTCGATGCCGATAAAAACAGATCGAATATCCGTCATTTGCTTGTAAACGCTGAGGAATTCCGCTATATCTTTCAGCAGGGCTCAAATGGTGACGCCGGGGAGGACATTGATAATAAGCTTAAGACGGCGCTCTTGATTATTGAGAAAGATTTTAAGGCGAAGATGGGTTACTCTCCCATTATCGCTAGACCTCGCAGTATCTTTTCCCGGGAATATTTCATGGTTCAACGGGAATATGAACCAATTCTGATGAAGAATTACGGTGAGTTTTTCAGAAAAATAGGCGACGCAAAGAAAGAGGCTTATGGCAATATCTATGTCTGTAATATGAAGGGACTATGGGAAGGAAGATTTCGCAATTTATCCTTCCCACAGTTCAAATTTAAGTTTCATACTAAGGATGAAAGTCTAAAATTAGATTTTTTGGATTACCTTATTCCCGTATTGCAGTTGGAAGTTTCGCTCAAAGAACGGAATCAAGAAAGTTTTTTTCAAGAATTAACCAAACTTTTGGAGCATATTGGATCAATTTTCGGAGAATATGCCAAAGAGCGTAAGTACTTCACCGTTGAAGATCTGGCTGGTAAATTCCAAGCTGCGTTCGGCTTGGACAAGTATTCGTCGGAAAATCTAGCATCTATCGTGATCCACAGCGCGGACAATTATGATCGCATCATGCGTAAACACTCCAATTTTTACAATAGGTTTATTACTTTTGAAGAAGCAAAAGACCGATATTCGATACAGAACAGTGGCTACGCGGGTTTCATTGATTGGATCCGGATCGATTCGAAATATCTTCTTGCACAATCGAATAGAACGGAGGAAAACATTCACAACTACGAGATGTACTTACCCAAGGTGAATAGAGAAAAAATCGAGAAGACGTTTATTTTACTTGGTGTACTCGAAGCATTGGGACTTGTCCTCTATCGTGCGAATGGAGGCGACAATCCAGAAATATTCATGCGTATAAACTCACGAATGCAGATTGCTCGCAGTCTCCAGGATCCTCTGAAATACAGGAATTATATTCTTGAAAATGTACATTTAAGGCACAAGATTTCGGTCGCTATGCTGACTTTTTTATTCAAGAATGAAGTTAGCAATCCTGAGTTTTGGGAGTATATTGAAAACTACTTTTTAGGGAAAATCCCTGATGAAGTCTTAGCGGAAGTGAAAAGTAATCCTTGA
- a CDS encoding restriction endonuclease subunit S, with translation MIEAFWNICLLHDISSRDQLLREAIRVIRTKQLLKLHDVASTMKDDPDSLFSFMKEKVGERELGHFPGDRDLFFKLFHAGERIDLLEYAMLTLQQDRVTGGVIVHPGIMERFIQMCLNNNFRSILIPEAEKFLRGLLETKIHRKAFAITLLTENYVLGLIFKTYFKGEANIRVLQGSIYQPLPLEDNFDAILTFPNLGVKLNQDHDFAFRESEGIASIHLLGLLREGGRMSATYPARMMFQSGTISDWRKEINKVSQVCSIHSLPDGILRPYTSVKVYQVDFGTSTKDVVLGQLSLKNDNLEIDKEITIHNDQFAQMYDWRIEVLLNEDQETLRLFQQAPTPKVKLREIAEYFRGKSVLKQDLRPGKIKVVNISNIENGEVNLEQLETIDEEERKIKRYEILPDDLIMTCRGTVFKLAVFPEAEGVYIASANIIVIRFRSKIISRFAKIFLESPTGEALVKSFMRGTTVINLNPSDVGELEIPLLSHNEQLDLITRYSSERERYKSVIREADERWERTKNQIYSELY, from the coding sequence TTGATCGAAGCGTTCTGGAATATTTGCCTTCTCCATGATATCAGTTCTCGCGATCAACTGCTTCGTGAGGCCATCCGAGTGATCCGCACGAAGCAGTTATTGAAGCTTCATGATGTTGCTTCAACCATGAAAGATGATCCTGATTCTCTCTTTTCTTTCATGAAAGAAAAAGTCGGAGAGCGTGAGCTTGGACATTTCCCCGGCGATAGAGATTTATTTTTTAAATTATTCCACGCAGGCGAGCGTATAGATCTGCTGGAATACGCCATGCTGACGCTTCAGCAAGATCGCGTAACAGGCGGAGTAATCGTCCATCCAGGAATCATGGAACGTTTTATCCAGATGTGTTTGAATAATAATTTTCGATCAATTCTGATACCGGAAGCCGAGAAGTTTTTAAGAGGACTTTTAGAAACGAAAATCCATAGAAAAGCCTTTGCGATTACGTTATTGACTGAAAATTATGTTTTGGGCCTCATATTTAAGACCTATTTCAAAGGCGAAGCAAATATTAGGGTCCTTCAAGGCTCGATCTATCAGCCGCTTCCACTTGAAGACAACTTTGATGCGATTCTGACGTTTCCTAATCTAGGCGTGAAATTAAATCAAGATCATGACTTTGCTTTTCGAGAATCTGAAGGAATTGCTTCTATTCACCTTCTAGGGCTTTTGCGTGAGGGCGGAAGAATGAGTGCCACGTACCCAGCGAGAATGATGTTTCAATCAGGCACAATCTCAGATTGGAGAAAAGAAATCAACAAAGTATCTCAGGTTTGTTCCATTCATTCCTTGCCGGATGGTATCTTGCGACCTTACACATCAGTCAAGGTCTATCAAGTGGATTTTGGAACTTCTACCAAAGACGTAGTTCTGGGACAGTTAAGTTTGAAGAATGATAACTTGGAAATCGACAAAGAAATTACGATTCATAACGATCAATTCGCTCAGATGTATGATTGGCGAATTGAGGTGTTACTCAACGAAGATCAAGAGACACTTCGATTGTTTCAACAGGCACCGACTCCAAAGGTAAAGCTACGGGAAATAGCCGAATACTTCCGAGGGAAGTCCGTGCTTAAGCAAGATCTGAGACCAGGCAAGATAAAGGTAGTCAACATTTCCAACATAGAAAATGGCGAAGTGAATTTGGAGCAATTGGAGACCATCGATGAAGAAGAGAGGAAAATAAAGCGTTATGAAATACTCCCTGACGACTTGATCATGACTTGCAGGGGTACTGTCTTCAAGCTCGCCGTGTTTCCTGAAGCCGAAGGGGTATATATAGCTTCTGCAAATATTATTGTTATTCGATTCAGGTCTAAGATTATTAGCAGGTTTGCAAAAATTTTTCTGGAAAGTCCTACTGGGGAAGCACTCGTAAAAAGTTTTATGCGGGGCACTACGGTCATTAACTTGAATCCCTCCGACGTGGGTGAACTAGAAATACCTCTTCTATCACATAATGAACAGCTTGATCTTATTACACGATATTCGAGCGAGAGAGAAAGATACAAATCCGTTATTCGTGAAGCTGATGAGCGGTGGGAACGCACCAAGAATCAAATCTACTCAGAGTTATACTAG
- a CDS encoding type I restriction-modification system subunit M: MATANLGFEEKLWSMADKLRGSMDAAEYKHVVLGLLFLKYVSDAFEEKYEALKSEPYADPEDRDEYVAANIFWVPKDARWSHIKNNAKKPEIGQIIDQAMIDIEKENASLKGVLPKDYARPALDKTRLGEVIDLFSFKVGDEDSRSKDVLGRVYEYFLSKFASAEGKNGGEFYTPNSVVRLLVEMIEPFKGRVYDPCCGSGGMFVQSEKFVEEHQGKLGDIAVYGQESNPTTWKLCKMNLAIRGIDSNLGEHHGDTFHNDLHKNLKADYILANPPFNISDWGGDRLMEDARWSYGIPPAGNANYAWIQHMVNKLAPSGVAGFVLANGSMSTSTTAELEIRSKLVNADLVDCIVTLPGQLFYSTQIPVCLWFMSKNKAPRGLRDRRGEILFIDARKLGQMVDRTHRELSSEDIKKIANTYHAWRGQAETGTYEEVKGFCKAAKLAEVQEHEYILTPGRYVGIEDVEEDSEPFEDKMARLTSELAEQFAKSQHLEDEIRKQLGGIGFEF, encoded by the coding sequence ATGGCAACAGCGAACTTGGGTTTTGAAGAAAAATTATGGAGCATGGCCGACAAGCTGCGCGGCAGCATGGATGCTGCGGAGTATAAGCACGTCGTGTTAGGCTTACTATTCCTTAAATATGTATCAGATGCATTTGAAGAGAAATACGAGGCGCTGAAGAGCGAGCCCTATGCGGACCCCGAAGATCGGGACGAATATGTCGCCGCGAATATCTTCTGGGTGCCTAAGGATGCGCGTTGGAGCCACATCAAGAACAATGCCAAGAAACCGGAAATCGGCCAAATCATTGACCAAGCGATGATCGACATCGAGAAGGAGAACGCTTCGCTTAAAGGTGTTTTGCCGAAGGATTATGCAAGACCTGCCCTAGATAAAACACGCTTGGGTGAAGTAATCGACTTATTCTCTTTTAAGGTTGGCGATGAAGACAGCCGCTCAAAGGATGTGCTTGGCCGCGTCTATGAATACTTCCTTAGTAAGTTCGCCAGCGCTGAGGGCAAGAATGGCGGCGAATTCTATACGCCGAATAGCGTTGTCCGCTTGCTCGTTGAGATGATTGAGCCATTTAAGGGCCGAGTTTACGACCCTTGTTGCGGCTCAGGCGGCATGTTCGTTCAAAGCGAGAAGTTCGTCGAAGAACATCAAGGTAAGCTCGGAGATATCGCAGTATATGGCCAAGAATCGAATCCGACAACTTGGAAGCTGTGCAAAATGAACTTGGCGATCCGCGGCATTGACAGCAACTTGGGCGAACATCATGGGGATACATTCCATAACGATCTTCATAAGAACTTGAAGGCCGATTACATATTGGCCAATCCCCCGTTCAACATTAGTGACTGGGGCGGCGATCGGTTGATGGAAGATGCCCGATGGTCGTATGGAATTCCGCCAGCAGGCAATGCCAACTACGCCTGGATCCAGCACATGGTGAACAAGTTGGCTCCAAGTGGTGTAGCCGGCTTCGTCTTGGCGAATGGCTCCATGTCTACGAGCACGACAGCGGAACTCGAAATTCGGAGCAAACTGGTCAATGCGGATTTGGTGGATTGCATTGTTACACTTCCTGGACAGTTGTTCTACTCGACACAAATTCCTGTCTGTCTTTGGTTCATGTCGAAGAACAAGGCTCCAAGAGGCCTCCGTGACCGTCGCGGGGAAATTCTGTTCATCGATGCTCGCAAATTGGGCCAAATGGTTGATCGTACACATCGTGAACTATCTTCGGAAGATATCAAGAAGATAGCAAATACGTACCACGCTTGGCGTGGGCAAGCTGAAACTGGGACATATGAGGAAGTTAAAGGCTTTTGCAAAGCTGCAAAGCTTGCGGAAGTGCAGGAGCATGAATATATTTTGACTCCTGGACGGTATGTGGGAATTGAGGATGTCGAAGAAGACAGCGAACCATTTGAGGATAAGATGGCTCGACTAACATCGGAGTTAGCTGAGCAATTCGCTAAATCACAGCATCTAGAAGACGAGATCCGCAAGCAGCTTGGAGGGATTGGGTTTGAGTTTTAG